CAGCTGACCAAATCCACCCTAGCTTCACCAAAAAAATTTCTTTTCTACTTACCTCTATCCCCATGACTTTTATTTCCGGTAAATTTAAAAATGTTTTTGTATGTAAACTACTAAATAAAAAGCCATTTTCTTTTATAACAAAAAAAGTCACAAAAAAGATAACGACAATCATTAAAGGAACAATAAAACTATTTGCTTTTGTAATTCCCTTCATCCCAAAAATAAAAACAATAAAGTTTAAAAAAGACATCAGTAATATTCCATAGATAGCTGAAATTTGAAAATGTTCTTCAACAACAGCGCCACTTCCCGCCAACATAACAATATACATAGCGATCAAAAAAAAAGCAAGCATTAGGTTGATCAAACCACAAGATTTTTTAGGAAAGTAATAAACCAAAAATTCTTCAAAGCTATAAATTTTTTTATAATATACACTTTTTAATACTTTAAAGGTAGTAAAGCCTAGTAAAGTTGTTGAAAAAACGATTCCTAAAATTCCAAATTTTCCATACTTACAAAAAAATTGTAATATTTCTTGCCCCGAAGCAAAGCCTGCTCCAATAATTGTTCCTATATATATATTTGCTAAGATACAGATGGATCTTCTTCTTTTCACCAAACCCCCTCCTTTAAAACATTATATTTGCATTTGTTAGGAAGATATTCTCAACAATATTGTATTGAATATGATTTTTTAGGGAAAACTTCTTTTAAAGTAAAATAAACTTACAGGAGGAGATGAGGTGTCTTTATTTCATCGTGAAACTTCTAGTTCTATCAATATAAATAATGCCATGGCTTCTATAGATTTTAGTAGTAGCTTTACAAATTATATAGAAAAACATTATCGCTACCCTTATAAAGAACTTGTTTTTTTATGTATAGGTACAGATCGCTCTACAGGAGATTCTCTAGGTCCTTTAATTGGTTATAAACTTGCAAAACCACTGGAAAGACATAACAATATCCATGTGTATGGAACATTGGAAGAACCTGTTCATGCAAAAAATCTACAAGACCAAATTGACTTTATTCATACCAATTTTTCTCATCCTTTTATTGTAGCTATCGATGCTTGTTTAGGCAAAGTAGATAGAGTAGGTTATATTACCATAGGATCAGGCCCTTTAAATCCTGGAGCAGGTGTAAATAAACAATTACCCTCTGTTGGGGACCTACATATCATGGGAATTGTAAATTTAGGTGGTTACATGGAGTATATGATTTTACAAAATACTAGACTTCAATTGGTAATGAAAATGGCAGACACGATTGCGGAAGGTATCAAGTTCTCCATTTGGAAACTTCAAAAACAAAAACTATTATCATAAATATACTCACGAAAGCCTCTCTGAGGTGTTTTACATCATAATGTAACATCACCTGTAAGCCTTCGTTTTAACCTACACAAAATATTTCCTAAATAACACAAAAGCAAAAGTAGCATAAGTAAATCACCGAAAAAAAGATTTTTGTCATTTTAAGCACTAGCAAAGGGCCTTTAAAATCTAAATACTTCACTGTGCTCAAAATGACAAAACATGATAGCATCATAATAATAAGACTTAATTCATAAGTAAATGGCCATAAGTAGATGACCAAAATCTATGATTTTGTGGCAGTCACTTAGTTTGCTTATCTAGGGGGAGTTTTTACTCCCCTTGAATTGTAGCCAAATTTACTTTGAGAATGTAGTGATCGCCCATTTTTTTAAGTAGGCATCTTAACAATACACCGAAGGATAAAGATCATGTGCTTCTAACTAAATAAACTGCCGTATCTTCTTGTCTCAATAATATAACGTATCTCTTCTACTGTTTTATTTTTTGCATTGATAAGTATAGCACCGTAAGTATTCGTTTCACCCATATCATTTAAGTTTTTAAATCCTCCATAATCGTCGGTATAGACAATAGCATCAATATGCCCTTTGTCCTGAAAATCAACTACTTCGTAACCATTATTTTCTAAATCAAATTTTAATTGCTCTAAACCATCTTGGATAGCAATTCTTTTCAAAAGCAAACACCTCCTTGGATTATTATGTCAAGAAGGTGTTTTTTTCATTCTTAATAAATTAAATTTAGTCAATATCTTTATTACTTCTACCGCCCTTGATATTTATTTTATCAAGATCATTAGATTTCGCTCTCTCTAAAGCCTGTAACTCCTCAACTGAAAGGTGATAATTAGATTTTCCATCCTTTATAGGTTTTGCGTAGGAAACTGTTTCTACCCTGCTGTGTATTCCTGTTAAAATAATTCCATTATTATTATCATCCAATAAAGCGATAGAATAGCTTAAATCACTTCCTACATCTTCAAAGGCATTGTACCGAACAATTCCTATTTTTTGTATAGAAAAACTAATACGATTTTCCAATACATCTATTTTAGAGTATAATTGTTTAAACTCCTCCTGTATTCCTTCTACCCTTTCTATGTGATCCATCAGTATACTTTCTATATTTTTACCACTGGACCCCTTTACTAGACGCTTATACTTTTCTCTTAAGCTATCGGTAAGATTGTAGTTAATAATCAATAAAATAAGCAGCACCAAATTCATTATTAAACTAGTAAAAATAAAGGTTAAAGAGTTGGCATCTATCATTGATAAAATTTGCTGCATAGCAATTCTCCCTTCTTCGTTTGATGTAGTAGTAGGTATGCCTTAACGCTTTTTGTATGTAAACCGAGTAGCTCAGATGTATTCCCAACACCATATGGTAGAGGGATCAAGGGAGTGCATCCTCCCGGTTGAGAATAAGAACTGTTTGGTATTTTATAGTTTATTATTATTCTACAACCATAACCTTTTTCCTGTCTAGATTTTAAATTAAAGTTTTGTAATTTTTCCCTAAAAAAAGCGACTAAGTCGCTTTTTTATCATCAACATATTCCTCAAAAGGAGTCATTGTTTCTATCCTACTTAAAGAAGTTCATCTATATCTGCTCACATATACTTTTTATTGCTTCAAGAGCCTTATCTATGTCCTCCTTAGTATTGAAGTAGCCGAAACTAAACCTTACAGTTCCTTGTTCGAAGGTGCCTATTGTTTTATGAGCCATTGGTGCACAGTGCAGACCTGGCCTTACGCCTATATCAAACACTTTGTCTAAAATATAGCCTATTTCTGAAGAGTCTTCTTCTTCTATATTGATAGATACAACTGATGCCTGTTTCTTTGCATCTTGTGGTCCATAAATTTTTACTTTTTTCATTTCTTTTAGACCTTCTAGAAAGTAGCTGGTAAGTTCTTCTTCATGTTTTCGAACTTTATCTAAACCTTCTGCTAATATAAATTCAATACCTGCAGCTAACCCTGCTATACCTGGCGTGTTGGGTGTACCACTTTCATATCGATCCGGCAGCATTAAGGGTTGAAACAATTCTTGGGACTTGCTTCCTGTTCCACCCTCTTTAAAATGTCTTACTTCAATGCCTTCCCTGATATATAGCACGCCTGTTCCTTGAGGGCCCATCAAACCCTTATGACCTGCCATAGCCAACAAATCAACATTCAATGCATTTACATCTATATCATAGATACCTGCAGTTTGAGCTGCATCTACTAAAAACAAAATACCGTGTTCTTTCGCTATTCTACCAATCTCCTCAATAGGCATAATCGTCCCTGTTACATTAGAGGCATGCGTTGTCACAATTAGCCTAGTATTCTTCTTGATAGCCTGCTGTATAAGCCTTGGGTCTAGTACGCCTCTTTCATCACATTGTATAAGCGTATTTTCTACACCGACTTTTTCTAAGGTTTTAATAGGTCTCAATATAGAATTATGCTCCATACTGGTAGTGATTACATGATCTCCTTGTTCTAATATTCCTTTAATAGCTAAGTTAAGGGCTTCTGTCGCATTGGAGGTAAATATTATTTGCATTGGGTCATCTATATTGAATAACTTACAAACCATTTCTCTTCCTCTAAATATGGTTCTTCCCGCTTCTAACGCCATCTTATGCCCAGAACGTCCTGGATTCGCACCGAAGTTTTTCATATTATGCATAACAGCTTCATATACTGCTTCTGGTTTTGGGAAGGAAGTAGCAGCGTTATCTAAATAAATCACAATAGATCTCTCCTTTATGTTGAGTTGTAAAATCTAACTTATCCTTCAGTGTATTGCTAAGACTCCCACTTCTAGATGAACAAACTAAGTGACTGCCACAAAAGTTAAAGTGCAAACTTGCACTCTGTATAAGTGACTGACACAAAATCATAGATTTTGGTCATCTACTTATGGCCATCTACTTATGAACGAAGTCTCTTTTTATATTATATCATACTCCTGTTGCTATATTATGTTATCTACTGATAAAAAGATTATTTTATTTTTGTTGTTTTTTGCTGTCGAAGTTTCACATGAAACATTATTCATTTGCTTCTAATAAACTTAGTATTCTTTCTAAGTCTCCCTCGTTATAGTACTCAATTTCAATTTTTCCTTTCTTTTTTCCATTTGTAATAGTAACTTTTGTTCCAAAAAAATTCTTTAAGTTTTCTTCTATTTCAAAGATTTGAAAATCTTTTTTCTTGGTGATTTCTTTGCTTTTTTTACTAGATTCAGTCATATTCCTCACCAATTCCTCTACTTGCCGAACATTAAAATCTTCTTTTTCTACTTTCAAAGCAACTTCATATTGTTTTTCTAAATCTTGTATACTTAAAAGAGCCCTTCCATGTCCCCCTGTAAGCTTCCCTTCTTTAATCATATCTATAATTCGAGGATCTAGCTGTAATAGTCTTAAGATATTGGCTATATAAGGTCTACTTTTACCTACAGCTTCTGCTAATTGATCTTGTGTAACTTGGTATCTATCAATTAAATACTTATAAGCCCTACCTTCATCAATAATATTAAGATCTTCTCTTTGAATATTTTCTATAATAGCCACTTCCATTAGCTGTTGCTCAGTGTATTTTTTTATAATACATGGAATTTCTTTTAAACCTGCAATCCTAGTAGCCCTCCATCGTCTTTCACCAGCAATAATCATAAATCCTT
The sequence above is drawn from the Clostridium formicaceticum genome and encodes:
- the yyaC gene encoding spore protease YyaC; its protein translation is MSLFHRETSSSININNAMASIDFSSSFTNYIEKHYRYPYKELVFLCIGTDRSTGDSLGPLIGYKLAKPLERHNNIHVYGTLEEPVHAKNLQDQIDFIHTNFSHPFIVAIDACLGKVDRVGYITIGSGPLNPGAGVNKQLPSVGDLHIMGIVNLGGYMEYMILQNTRLQLVMKMADTIAEGIKFSIWKLQKQKLLS
- a CDS encoding YkuS family protein produces the protein MKRIAIQDGLEQLKFDLENNGYEVVDFQDKGHIDAIVYTDDYGGFKNLNDMGETNTYGAILINAKNKTVEEIRYIIETRRYGSLFS
- a CDS encoding DUF4446 family protein, which encodes MQQILSMIDANSLTFIFTSLIMNLVLLILLIINYNLTDSLREKYKRLVKGSSGKNIESILMDHIERVEGIQEEFKQLYSKIDVLENRISFSIQKIGIVRYNAFEDVGSDLSYSIALLDDNNNGIILTGIHSRVETVSYAKPIKDGKSNYHLSVEELQALERAKSNDLDKINIKGGRSNKDID
- a CDS encoding aminotransferase class V-fold PLP-dependent enzyme — encoded protein: MIYLDNAATSFPKPEAVYEAVMHNMKNFGANPGRSGHKMALEAGRTIFRGREMVCKLFNIDDPMQIIFTSNATEALNLAIKGILEQGDHVITTSMEHNSILRPIKTLEKVGVENTLIQCDERGVLDPRLIQQAIKKNTRLIVTTHASNVTGTIMPIEEIGRIAKEHGILFLVDAAQTAGIYDIDVNALNVDLLAMAGHKGLMGPQGTGVLYIREGIEVRHFKEGGTGSKSQELFQPLMLPDRYESGTPNTPGIAGLAAGIEFILAEGLDKVRKHEEELTSYFLEGLKEMKKVKIYGPQDAKKQASVVSINIEEEDSSEIGYILDKVFDIGVRPGLHCAPMAHKTIGTFEQGTVRFSFGYFNTKEDIDKALEAIKSICEQI
- a CDS encoding ParB/RepB/Spo0J family partition protein, with the protein product MTKPVKRKGLGKGLQALIPQINTTNIVEEALQEDRVQIVDINSIYPNENQPRKQFHQEALQELAESIEKYGLIQPIVVTEKEKGFMIIAGERRWRATRIAGLKEIPCIIKKYTEQQLMEVAIIENIQREDLNIIDEGRAYKYLIDRYQVTQDQLAEAVGKSRPYIANILRLLQLDPRIIDMIKEGKLTGGHGRALLSIQDLEKQYEVALKVEKEDFNVRQVEELVRNMTESSKKSKEITKKKDFQIFEIEENLKNFFGTKVTITNGKKKGKIEIEYYNEGDLERILSLLEANE